The Chlorocebus sabaeus isolate Y175 chromosome 1, mChlSab1.0.hap1, whole genome shotgun sequence genome includes a region encoding these proteins:
- the TIMM10 gene encoding mitochondrial import inner membrane translocase subunit Tim10 has protein sequence MDPLRAQQLAAELEVEMMADMYNRMTSACHRKCVPPHYKEAELSKGESVCLDRCVSKYLDIHERMGKKLTELSMQDEELMKRVQQSSGPA, from the exons ATGGATCCTCTCAGGGCCCAACAGCTGGCTGCGGAGCTGGAGGTGGAGATGATGGCCGATATGTACAACAG aatGACCAGTGCGTGCCACCGGAAGTGTGTGCCTCCTCACTACAAGGAAGCAGAGCTCTCCAAGGGCGAGTCTGTGTGCCTGGACCGATGTGTCTCTAAGTACTTGGACATCCATGAGCGAATGGGCAAAAAGTTGACAGAGTTGTCTATGCAGGATGAAGAGCTGATGAAGAGGGTGCAGCAGAGCTCTGGGCCCGCATGA